The following proteins are co-located in the Planifilum fimeticola genome:
- the queG gene encoding tRNA epoxyqueuosine(34) reductase QueG gives MRPEEIKARLIEEAKRLNIDKIGFASADPFLELKERLIEHRRKGYESGFEEPDLEKRTHPDKTLPEAKSIIAVALAYPSRLPNPPKSKPGAYRGIFCRASWGKDYHHVLRERLEALKECLLAMVPTASAEILVDTGPLSDRAVAERAGIGWVGKNTALITEEFGSWVYLGEMITDVYLPPDTPVTEGCGDCTACLDACPTGALVQPGQLNAQACLAYLTQTKQMVPEPYREKIGNRLYGCDTCQVVCPKNRKVNFTHQREFRPDPEKVKPLLKPILGLSNRQFRREFGEMAGSWRGKGPIQRNAIIALAHFRDRSAVPLLSRLLREDPRPAIRGTSAWALGKIGGQEALDALCSADREETEADVRREIEQALARLRREEGSPGSSPKR, from the coding sequence ATGCGTCCGGAGGAGATCAAGGCCCGCTTGATCGAAGAAGCGAAGCGGCTGAACATCGACAAGATCGGTTTTGCCTCCGCCGATCCGTTTCTCGAGCTGAAGGAACGGCTGATCGAGCACCGGCGGAAGGGATATGAGTCGGGTTTCGAGGAACCGGACCTGGAGAAGCGGACCCATCCGGACAAGACCCTGCCCGAGGCGAAGAGCATCATCGCCGTTGCGCTCGCCTATCCCTCCCGGCTGCCGAACCCCCCCAAGTCGAAACCCGGCGCATACCGCGGCATCTTTTGCCGGGCCTCCTGGGGGAAGGATTATCACCACGTGCTGCGGGAGCGGTTGGAGGCCTTGAAGGAGTGCCTGCTTGCCATGGTTCCGACCGCCTCCGCGGAGATCCTGGTGGATACCGGGCCGTTGTCCGACCGGGCCGTCGCGGAACGGGCGGGCATCGGCTGGGTCGGAAAGAACACCGCGCTCATCACCGAGGAGTTCGGCTCCTGGGTGTATCTCGGAGAAATGATCACCGATGTTTACCTTCCCCCGGACACCCCGGTGACGGAGGGCTGCGGCGATTGCACCGCCTGCCTGGATGCCTGTCCCACCGGCGCTCTCGTTCAGCCCGGTCAACTGAATGCCCAGGCGTGTCTGGCCTATTTGACCCAGACCAAGCAGATGGTGCCGGAGCCCTACCGGGAAAAGATCGGCAACCGGCTGTACGGTTGCGACACCTGCCAGGTGGTCTGTCCGAAGAACCGAAAGGTGAACTTCACCCATCAGCGGGAATTCCGGCCGGATCCGGAAAAGGTGAAACCCCTGCTGAAGCCGATCCTCGGCTTGAGCAACCGGCAGTTTCGCCGGGAATTCGGGGAGATGGCCGGTTCCTGGCGGGGGAAAGGGCCGATTCAGCGGAACGCGATCATCGCTCTGGCCCATTTCCGCGACCGTTCGGCGGTCCCCCTCCTTTCCCGTCTGCTCCGCGAGGATCCCCGGCCGGCGATCCGCGGGACGTCGGCCTGGGCATTGGGCAAAATCGGAGGACAAGAGGCGCTGGATGCGCTCTGCTCGGCGGACCGGGAGGAGACGGAAGCCGACGTGCGGCGGGAGATTGAGCAGGCCCTCGCCCGCCTTCGGAGGGAGGAAGGATCCCCCGGTTCCTCTCCGAAGCGTTGA
- a CDS encoding VOC family protein: MIKGLYEVHFQVEQLDRSIAFYEKLGLTLAWKTEGIAFMWIEPEKSWLGLWEKPRGNHVFAKHLAFRVDFEDMPGAIDWLKKRGIQPEKDGKFEPIEPVVRPDQRNASVYFSDPDGHRLELICPVPGDAPKELPKMYWSEWQRHRSSL; the protein is encoded by the coding sequence GTGATCAAAGGCTTGTATGAAGTGCACTTTCAAGTGGAACAGCTGGATCGATCGATTGCCTTCTACGAAAAACTGGGGCTGACGCTGGCGTGGAAAACGGAAGGCATCGCCTTCATGTGGATTGAACCGGAAAAAAGCTGGTTGGGACTGTGGGAAAAGCCCCGCGGGAATCATGTCTTCGCCAAACATCTCGCCTTTCGTGTGGATTTTGAGGACATGCCCGGGGCGATCGACTGGCTGAAGAAGCGGGGCATCCAACCGGAAAAGGATGGGAAATTCGAGCCGATCGAACCCGTCGTCCGCCCCGACCAGAGGAACGCCTCCGTTTATTTCAGCGATCCCGACGGGCACCGCCTGGAATTGATCTGCCCGGTCCCCGGAGACGCTCCAAAGGAGTTGCCCAAAATGTACTGGAGCGAGTGGCAACGACACCGATCATCGCTTTAG
- a CDS encoding methylated-DNA--[protein]-cysteine S-methyltransferase, with protein sequence MIPEPRVIAWSEMESPIGPLTLAMTNQGICYIDFGAGERTQIELKVWTHRRFRSARLERKDRELEVAAEQLMEYFDGERRRFDLPVDLHGTPFQVRVWRELQSIPYGEVRSYKELARAIGAPKAVRAVGGANNKNPVPILVPCHRVIGSNGSLVGYGGGLSIKEYLLKLEGVPLPQKPLKR encoded by the coding sequence ATGATCCCGGAACCGCGCGTCATCGCCTGGAGCGAGATGGAGAGCCCCATCGGACCGCTCACGCTGGCGATGACCAACCAGGGGATTTGCTACATCGATTTCGGAGCGGGAGAGAGGACGCAGATCGAGTTGAAGGTCTGGACCCATCGCCGGTTTCGCTCCGCTCGTCTGGAACGAAAGGATCGGGAATTGGAGGTAGCGGCGGAACAATTGATGGAATATTTTGATGGAGAGCGGCGCCGTTTCGATCTTCCCGTCGACCTGCACGGAACTCCCTTTCAGGTGCGCGTCTGGCGGGAGCTCCAATCCATCCCCTACGGAGAGGTGCGCTCCTACAAGGAGTTGGCCCGGGCCATCGGGGCCCCCAAAGCCGTGCGCGCCGTCGGCGGGGCCAACAACAAAAATCCCGTGCCGATCCTGGTTCCCTGTCACCGCGTGATCGGCTCCAACGGCTCCCTCGTCGGTTACGGAGGCGGGTTGTCCATCAAGGAATATCTGTTGAAGCTGGAGGGGGTTCCTTTGCCGCAGAAACCGCTAAAGCGATGA
- the rnhA gene encoding ribonuclease HI: MKEVTIYTDGACSGNPGPGGWASVLMYGGRIKEISGGERMTTNNRMELTAAIEALRRLKEPCRVRLYTDSAYLFNCFEQRWYEKWEKNGWLNSRKEPVENRDLWQELLRLVRIHDVRFLKVKGHADDKWNNRCDELARAAVPQSGDG; the protein is encoded by the coding sequence GTGAAAGAAGTGACCATTTACACCGACGGCGCCTGTTCCGGCAATCCCGGTCCCGGCGGGTGGGCATCGGTCTTGATGTACGGCGGCCGGATCAAAGAGATCTCCGGCGGGGAAAGGATGACCACCAACAACCGGATGGAGCTCACCGCCGCCATCGAAGCGCTCCGCCGTCTGAAGGAACCGTGCCGGGTCCGGCTCTATACGGACAGCGCCTATCTCTTCAACTGCTTTGAGCAGCGCTGGTATGAAAAATGGGAGAAAAACGGGTGGTTGAACAGCAGGAAGGAGCCGGTGGAAAACCGGGATCTGTGGCAGGAGCTGCTCCGGCTGGTCCGGATCCACGATGTCCGCTTTCTGAAGGTGAAGGGCCACGCCGACGACAAGTGGAACAACCGGTGCGATGAACTGGCCCGGGCCGCGGTGCCCCAAAGCGGGGACGGCTGA